From a single Sulfolobus sp. E5-1-F genomic region:
- a CDS encoding S-methyl-5'-thioadenosine phosphorylase, whose product MIEQNEKASIGIIGGSGLYDPGIFSESKEIKIYTPYGEPSDLITIGKIGNKTVAFLPRHGRRHRIPPHKINYRANIWALKELGVRWVISVSAVGSLRMDYKPGDFVIPDQFIDMTKKRDYTFFDGPVVAHVSMADPFCNSLRKLVLETAKELNIRAHESGTYICIEGPRFSTRAESKIWREVYKADIIGMTLVPEVNLACEAQMCYATIAMVTDYDVFAEIPVTAEEVTRVMAENTEKAKKLLYALIQKLPEKPEQGSCSCCNSLKTALV is encoded by the coding sequence ATGATTGAGCAAAATGAAAAAGCCTCGATAGGAATTATTGGTGGTTCTGGATTATATGATCCGGGTATTTTTTCAGAAAGTAAAGAAATAAAAATATATACCCCATACGGGGAACCAAGTGATTTAATAACGATAGGTAAAATTGGAAATAAGACTGTAGCATTCCTACCTAGACACGGGAGGAGACATAGAATTCCTCCTCACAAAATAAACTATAGGGCTAATATTTGGGCATTAAAAGAACTTGGGGTTAGATGGGTCATTTCAGTTTCTGCAGTAGGTAGTTTGAGAATGGATTATAAGCCTGGTGACTTTGTAATACCAGATCAATTTATAGATATGACGAAGAAAAGAGATTACACTTTTTTTGATGGTCCTGTAGTAGCTCATGTCTCAATGGCTGATCCATTTTGTAACAGCTTGAGGAAATTGGTATTAGAGACTGCTAAAGAATTAAACATTAGGGCACATGAAAGTGGTACCTATATATGTATTGAAGGTCCTAGGTTTTCTACAAGGGCTGAGAGTAAGATATGGAGAGAAGTTTATAAGGCTGATATAATCGGCATGACGTTAGTACCAGAGGTTAATCTAGCCTGTGAGGCACAAATGTGTTATGCTACCATTGCTATGGTAACTGACTACGATGTTTTCGCTGAGATTCCAGTTACAGCAGAAGAGGTCACTAGAGTTATGGCAGAAAATACGGAAAAGGCTAAGAAACTTTTATATGCGTTAATTCAAAAGTTACCGGAAAAACCAGAACAGGGGTCGTGTTCCTGTTGCAACAGTCTGAAGACGGCACTAGTATAA
- a CDS encoding ribbon-helix-helix domain-containing protein → MEKIVKVNDTTYILEDERSVVITFKLEENFLNTVDEIVKKLGYERRSDFIRDAIEKYIKYLKSSSSNNNENY, encoded by the coding sequence GTGGAAAAGATAGTGAAAGTTAATGATACCACTTATATACTAGAAGATGAACGATCGGTTGTTATAACATTCAAACTGGAAGAGAACTTTTTGAATACAGTCGATGAAATTGTGAAGAAATTAGGCTATGAACGTAGGAGTGATTTCATTAGGGATGCCATAGAGAAATATATAAAGTATCTTAAGTCAAGCAGTAGTAATAATAACGAGAATTATTGA
- a CDS encoding phosphoribosyltransferase: MPKIPVKVVTWDEIVNLSTKLAEKIKDNDYNVDVIVAIARGGLVPARLVADVLGVFDILSIKIEHWIVTASHTPEAKVKYPFKVDLSGKNVIIVDDITDTGDSIELARKYVTENFSPKEVKTATLQYIKPAAKIMPDYYAEEIVNWAWFMYPWNYWEDEINLVNKILAEMKTKDIDVNELKKNFAESYGIDDPPISLDKILMEMKRRKII; this comes from the coding sequence TTGCCCAAAATACCAGTGAAAGTGGTCACATGGGACGAAATAGTAAATCTTTCAACTAAATTGGCTGAGAAAATTAAAGATAATGATTATAATGTGGATGTGATAGTTGCAATAGCCAGAGGAGGTTTAGTACCAGCTAGATTAGTAGCTGACGTCTTAGGCGTCTTTGATATATTATCAATAAAGATAGAGCACTGGATAGTAACAGCATCCCATACCCCTGAGGCTAAGGTGAAATATCCATTTAAAGTTGACCTTTCAGGTAAGAACGTAATTATAGTAGATGACATAACAGATACGGGCGACAGTATAGAATTGGCTCGAAAGTATGTAACTGAAAATTTCAGCCCAAAAGAAGTTAAAACAGCGACTTTACAATATATAAAACCAGCGGCAAAGATTATGCCAGATTACTATGCGGAAGAAATTGTAAACTGGGCCTGGTTCATGTACCCTTGGAATTACTGGGAGGACGAAATTAACTTAGTTAACAAAATATTAGCGGAAATGAAAACAAAGGATATTGACGTAAATGAACTGAAAAAGAATTTCGCTGAAAGTTATGGTATAGATGACCCACCAATCTCATTAGATAAAATATTGATGGAAATGAAAAGAAGAAAAATAATATAA
- a CDS encoding Lrp/AsnC family transcriptional regulator, translating into MNSSFYYLDDIDKKILNILQQDSRIPFSRLAKMLNLSEATIYVRIKRLKENGVIKGFYTEIDFDKIGLSVVAFVLIKADPKKYDNILKQLVEMKEIYEIYDVTGEYYAVLKVRVPTREDLAKVLDKIGNMDGVTSTYTMLVLRSIKDKKDLDL; encoded by the coding sequence TTGAATTCGTCATTTTATTATCTTGATGATATTGATAAAAAGATACTTAATATACTACAACAAGATTCACGAATACCTTTCTCTAGACTAGCTAAGATGCTTAATTTAAGCGAGGCTACAATATATGTAAGAATAAAGAGATTAAAAGAAAATGGTGTCATTAAGGGTTTTTATACTGAAATAGATTTCGATAAGATTGGGCTCAGCGTTGTAGCTTTTGTGTTAATAAAAGCGGATCCTAAGAAATATGATAATATACTAAAACAATTAGTGGAAATGAAAGAAATTTATGAAATTTATGATGTAACTGGAGAATATTATGCAGTGCTGAAAGTAAGAGTTCCAACTAGAGAAGATTTAGCAAAAGTATTAGATAAGATAGGAAATATGGATGGAGTTACATCAACTTACACGATGCTTGTACTTAGATCAATAAAGGATAAGAAAGATCTTGATCTATAA
- the gdS-2 gene encoding hexaprenyl pyrophosphate synthase, which produces MGIIEFWLEAKTTIDKLIEEFLNSNRDWDLVDISSYILKDGKRFRGTLNMFFTVALGGDIKDSYGGALAIEILHSASLALDDIVDLDTTRRGDKAAWVVYGNRKVIFITNYLIPTALRIIQTSYGDDALNISIELWKDTSVGALRDMYDNSDYIRTIELKTGSLFKLSTVLSAYASKHYNTKQQMLDVGKYLGIIYQVIDDFVDYKTKKVEEINGSAKQLFKYYREGKLEEYVRSVYLEYKQKYDELISNIPFQSKYISEIRSLPEFLANGLLKEANIDKI; this is translated from the coding sequence TTGGGCATCATAGAATTTTGGTTAGAAGCTAAGACTACTATAGACAAATTAATAGAAGAGTTTCTAAATTCTAATAGAGATTGGGATCTAGTTGATATAAGTAGCTATATTCTTAAGGATGGTAAGAGATTTAGGGGAACTTTAAACATGTTCTTTACTGTTGCTTTAGGGGGAGATATTAAGGACTCTTATGGTGGTGCTTTGGCTATTGAAATTTTGCATTCTGCTTCTTTAGCTTTGGATGATATAGTTGATCTAGATACAACTAGGAGAGGTGATAAAGCAGCATGGGTTGTATATGGAAATAGGAAAGTAATATTCATAACCAATTATCTTATTCCCACTGCTCTTAGGATAATTCAGACCTCTTATGGTGACGATGCGTTAAATATTAGCATTGAGTTATGGAAGGATACTTCAGTTGGTGCTTTAAGGGATATGTATGATAACAGTGACTACATACGAACAATCGAGTTAAAAACTGGTAGTTTATTTAAGCTTTCCACAGTATTATCTGCATATGCTTCTAAACATTATAATACGAAACAACAGATGTTGGATGTTGGTAAGTATTTAGGAATAATTTATCAAGTAATAGATGATTTTGTTGACTATAAAACTAAGAAAGTAGAGGAAATAAATGGTAGTGCAAAGCAATTATTTAAGTATTATCGAGAAGGAAAGTTGGAAGAGTATGTTAGGTCAGTATATTTAGAATATAAGCAAAAATATGATGAGCTAATAAGTAACATTCCCTTCCAATCTAAATATATTAGTGAGATAAGGTCTCTTCCAGAGTTCTTAGCTAACGGTCTTCTAAAGGAGGCTAATATAGATAAGATTTAA
- the arnR gene encoding HTH-type transcriptional activator ArnR, with product MSYNMFDILRELDSIVDFARAKLQWDILFFINSKGPSSVSEIAEGTSNSKKAVIDAIRKLIEKELIIKVKYDVYDLSDKGKQVLNKLNSFTSHTIPSQNDVDYNNKALVNIENPSQNFYLLELIKISLLNNDILPVDKAYKELGISKQTLKYYLELFIKKKIFKKVNKKNLLGKNTQCIVLTNEGRKMAYKVPSLIKIKNNLFLRLLLKMTFSISYESALVKLMVFFALSSPIIIYYDGDEPIRELGILWLYMLVFTSLLSIFAYLTMR from the coding sequence ATGTCTTATAATATGTTTGATATCTTGAGGGAGCTAGATTCTATAGTAGATTTTGCTAGAGCTAAATTACAGTGGGATATTTTATTTTTCATAAATTCTAAGGGGCCTTCATCTGTTTCAGAAATAGCAGAGGGTACTAGTAACAGCAAAAAGGCGGTAATTGATGCTATAAGGAAACTGATAGAGAAGGAACTGATTATTAAGGTTAAGTATGACGTTTACGATTTATCTGATAAGGGAAAGCAAGTATTAAATAAACTCAATTCCTTTACATCTCATACAATACCTAGTCAAAATGATGTTGATTATAACAATAAGGCATTAGTAAATATAGAAAATCCTTCGCAAAACTTCTATTTGTTAGAATTGATAAAGATATCTCTGCTTAATAATGACATTTTACCTGTAGACAAAGCGTATAAAGAATTGGGAATATCAAAACAGACGCTTAAGTACTATCTAGAATTATTTATAAAAAAGAAGATTTTTAAAAAAGTGAACAAGAAGAACTTGTTAGGAAAGAATACTCAATGTATTGTGCTAACTAATGAGGGAAGGAAAATGGCGTATAAGGTACCTAGCCTAATTAAAATAAAAAATAATTTATTTCTAAGATTATTATTAAAAATGACTTTTAGTATAAGTTATGAATCAGCCTTAGTGAAACTTATGGTTTTCTTCGCATTATCTTCACCCATAATAATATATTATGATGGCGATGAACCAATTCGTGAACTTGGCATTTTATGGTTATATATGTTGGTCTTCACCTCATTATTGAGTATATTCGCTTATTTAACAATGAGATAG
- a CDS encoding ATP-grasp domain-containing protein: MHESEKVTKASKQLLLEIKNRNHSAYYIRISKLNAEITENGIEFTYSGKKVDIDGGLIRNLGFISTTEQFIKRFDVLRELERSGVVLINRPDSMLLARDKFASLMRMKRMGIPVPNTALVEDPFEVMRLVERWGEVVIKPVVGSLGLGSVKVSDPDIAFRVAKAILSVNQPVYVQKYVKKPDRDIRVIVIGDKVLGSIYRISKGGWKTNIAQGATAQVLIPDAELEEISLKSAKVLGLDYAGIDIIEDVEDGGYKIIEVNAAPLWDGFEAATNINPAKYIVTHLIEKIRR; encoded by the coding sequence ATTCATGAATCTGAGAAAGTAACTAAAGCTTCTAAGCAGCTTTTATTAGAGATAAAAAATAGGAATCATAGTGCCTATTATATAAGAATTTCTAAATTAAACGCGGAAATAACTGAAAATGGTATAGAATTCACATATAGTGGAAAGAAGGTTGATATAGATGGTGGATTAATAAGGAACTTAGGCTTCATCTCTACTACTGAACAATTCATAAAAAGGTTTGATGTATTAAGGGAACTAGAAAGAAGCGGAGTGGTGTTGATCAATAGACCAGATTCTATGTTATTGGCCAGGGATAAATTTGCAAGTTTAATGCGAATGAAGAGAATGGGTATTCCAGTTCCGAATACTGCACTAGTAGAAGATCCCTTCGAAGTTATGAGACTAGTCGAAAGGTGGGGTGAAGTCGTAATAAAACCCGTAGTAGGAAGTCTTGGTTTAGGATCTGTTAAAGTTTCAGATCCAGATATAGCATTTAGAGTAGCAAAGGCTATCTTATCAGTAAACCAGCCAGTTTATGTTCAAAAATATGTTAAGAAACCGGATAGGGATATTAGAGTAATCGTAATTGGTGATAAGGTTTTAGGGAGCATATATAGAATATCTAAGGGCGGATGGAAGACTAATATAGCTCAAGGGGCTACGGCGCAAGTCTTAATTCCAGATGCAGAATTGGAGGAAATAAGTTTAAAGAGTGCTAAAGTGCTTGGTTTGGATTATGCTGGGATAGATATTATAGAAGACGTAGAGGATGGTGGTTATAAGATAATTGAAGTTAACGCTGCACCTTTGTGGGATGGATTTGAAGCAGCTACAAACATTAATCCGGCTAAATATATTGTGACACATTTAATAGAAAAGATTAGGAGATGA
- a CDS encoding transporter — protein MFGNKVKSFTLPIISYAVPTFVLVYPSFFVNWLSDSMHLAYWQVFAIVALPFLGRIIGSFVYQLFKSSVIPYCFPLLGFLVILQNFLGELIFVRFLVGIIFGLLTSYAVESAVRSGRNVLVGFTTAGWSIGWVISYLAYSFLKNWNVITISGIAIMLLALFELNKKEFRRDLSSVSFPKLSSILIYISALTPAFILQVMPSFLEAIKLTWLILPSYLLSIPTYVLLPIISEKVGIRKVLVISSIIVILSCIITFLLLPMVVIVFTSVGLGILGITPKYLAMRGEDPKRMGLALNIGSVMGLIVPVLYGLMPLSSEFLLSILVVLMLLI, from the coding sequence TTGTTTGGCAATAAAGTAAAATCCTTTACGTTACCTATTATTTCGTATGCCGTTCCTACATTTGTATTAGTTTATCCATCATTCTTTGTAAACTGGCTAAGTGATTCTATGCATTTAGCGTATTGGCAAGTGTTCGCAATAGTCGCTTTACCATTTCTGGGCAGGATAATAGGGTCTTTCGTATATCAGTTATTCAAAAGTAGTGTAATACCTTACTGTTTTCCATTGCTTGGCTTTTTGGTAATTCTTCAAAACTTTTTAGGAGAATTAATTTTTGTGAGATTTTTAGTAGGGATAATATTTGGTTTGTTAACGAGCTATGCCGTAGAAAGTGCAGTAAGAAGTGGTAGAAATGTATTAGTAGGATTTACAACTGCTGGTTGGTCTATAGGTTGGGTGATTAGCTATCTAGCTTATTCCTTCCTTAAAAATTGGAATGTAATTACTATAAGTGGAATTGCAATAATGCTGTTAGCATTATTTGAATTGAATAAGAAGGAGTTCAGAAGAGATTTAAGTTCTGTATCTTTCCCTAAGCTTTCCTCAATATTGATTTATATATCAGCGTTAACACCAGCTTTCATTTTGCAAGTCATGCCAAGCTTTTTGGAGGCAATAAAGCTTACATGGTTAATTCTTCCATCCTATTTATTATCAATTCCAACCTATGTGCTTTTACCTATAATTAGTGAGAAAGTAGGAATTAGAAAGGTTTTAGTTATTAGTTCAATTATTGTAATACTTAGTTGTATTATTACTTTTCTTCTATTGCCCATGGTTGTAATTGTTTTTACTAGTGTAGGTCTTGGTATTTTAGGGATAACGCCAAAATATCTTGCAATGAGAGGGGAAGATCCAAAGAGGATGGGTTTAGCTTTGAATATTGGTTCAGTAATGGGTCTCATAGTACCGGTATTATATGGGTTAATGCCACTTTCATCAGAGTTTTTATTATCAATTTTAGTGGTTTTGATGTTATTAATATGA
- a CDS encoding ParA family protein, with protein MEVIYVLGVKGGIGKTTFSLYFANRLSSTGKKVLYIDHDYFSFGSLILGHNDLGLLEEIENNLPIFSRSLKNIDNLLILKLFSNPLNANKDYSLLNNNIPHIASTIAKMGLNYIILDSSVGILPDNDIVIALLENLNAEKKGVFITDMLSVNSTIKYAKLWENVIKYKILAINMVPPIPEDLSEAMEIANGVYYNNKELFNNVIVVPFDEKMYNYKPIGTEYENEKLNIILSCIVKGCNTPLIN; from the coding sequence ATGGAAGTCATTTATGTACTTGGAGTAAAAGGCGGTATAGGTAAAACAACCTTCTCTCTTTATTTTGCTAATCGGCTATCCTCAACCGGTAAAAAAGTATTGTATATTGATCATGATTATTTTTCCTTTGGATCCTTAATATTGGGACATAATGATCTTGGACTTCTTGAGGAGATCGAAAACAATTTACCAATATTTTCAAGAAGTTTGAAAAATATTGATAATCTTTTAATTTTAAAACTTTTTTCAAACCCTTTAAATGCCAATAAGGATTATTCTTTATTGAATAACAATATACCTCATATTGCAAGCACCATTGCTAAGATGGGACTTAATTATATTATTTTAGATTCTTCAGTGGGTATACTTCCAGATAATGATATTGTAATTGCATTACTAGAAAATCTAAATGCAGAGAAAAAAGGAGTATTCATAACTGATATGTTATCAGTGAATTCTACTATAAAATATGCTAAATTATGGGAAAATGTGATAAAATATAAGATATTGGCTATAAATATGGTTCCACCAATACCAGAGGACTTATCTGAAGCTATGGAAATTGCAAATGGAGTCTACTATAATAATAAAGAGTTATTCAACAATGTGATAGTTGTTCCATTTGACGAAAAAATGTATAACTATAAACCTATAGGCACTGAGTATGAAAACGAGAAACTTAACATTATACTATCATGTATTGTTAAAGGATGTAATACTCCATTAATAAACTAG
- a CDS encoding ParA family protein has protein sequence MATNIVRVLSIKGGVGKTSIAYALARTISSSGYKVLLLDMDNLHTISRVLGVKNCELTYVKNIFVFACNDFSKISFSNYEYVIIDTYSGISNGTLSVIMGDRIYNIFVSDFSSVDTTLNYVREWNSEENTNFLVVNMVIRENNEYDVMLRKFFNSLPLKSNVKINKVFLFFFDENYYGSYKVDLNNIELLTSYVLSGVTESDF, from the coding sequence TTGGCAACCAATATTGTCAGAGTTTTGAGTATCAAAGGTGGCGTTGGCAAAACCTCTATAGCTTATGCATTAGCGAGAACCATCTCTAGTTCTGGCTACAAGGTACTGCTTTTAGATATGGATAATCTTCATACTATTTCAAGAGTATTGGGAGTTAAGAATTGTGAGTTAACATATGTAAAAAATATTTTCGTATTTGCATGTAACGATTTCAGTAAAATTTCGTTTAGCAATTATGAGTATGTGATAATTGATACTTATTCTGGGATATCTAATGGAACGCTTTCTGTTATCATGGGGGATCGTATTTACAATATTTTCGTTTCGGATTTTTCTTCTGTCGATACTACTCTAAATTATGTAAGAGAGTGGAATAGTGAGGAGAATACTAATTTTTTAGTTGTAAATATGGTTATAAGAGAAAATAACGAGTATGACGTTATGTTAAGAAAGTTTTTTAATTCCTTGCCTCTTAAAAGTAATGTGAAGATAAATAAAGTATTTTTATTTTTCTTTGATGAAAATTATTATGGATCATATAAAGTAGATCTAAATAATATAGAACTCTTAACTAGTTATGTATTAAGTGGAGTGACGGAATCTGATTTTTAG
- the prf1 gene encoding peptide chain release factor aRF-1: MKALIKELKKWKAPATVLLSLYIPPGRPIPDVVNLLRQEYSIAQNIKLKRTRDAVLSAIGAAIDRLNKIPKVDGNGLVLFCGENFDTEDFKCFMFSPPDKVPLFFYRTDKEFHVEFLEDMVEDTAVYGLIIVERDEATIGLLKGTRIEILEEIEGFVPGKHMMGGQSQRRIDRIIDEMYHNFLKEVGEKVNSYFMPFIQTGKMKGILLGGPGYAKEDFYKEDYVDYRIKNLILQPLIDVSDQGEVGLREIVMKAEDLLKNQQYVEVEKLLEELKYHLAKDDGLIIYGKEQIKKAMEMGAVEALVIHEDSSDKELEKIAQDAENYGVKVFVVSDKVPEAEWVKKTFNGIVGKLRYRIY, translated from the coding sequence TTGAAGGCATTAATTAAGGAATTAAAGAAGTGGAAGGCGCCAGCTACTGTACTTCTATCCTTATATATACCTCCTGGTAGGCCTATTCCCGATGTAGTCAATCTTCTTAGGCAAGAGTACTCAATAGCCCAGAACATAAAGCTTAAGAGGACTAGAGATGCTGTACTTTCTGCTATAGGTGCAGCAATAGATAGGCTGAATAAGATACCGAAGGTAGATGGTAATGGTTTAGTGCTGTTTTGCGGTGAAAATTTCGATACTGAGGACTTCAAGTGTTTTATGTTTTCTCCTCCAGATAAAGTTCCATTATTCTTTTATAGAACTGACAAGGAGTTTCATGTAGAATTTTTAGAGGATATGGTGGAAGATACTGCAGTATATGGTCTTATAATTGTAGAAAGGGATGAAGCCACTATAGGTTTACTTAAGGGAACTAGAATAGAAATTTTAGAGGAAATTGAAGGTTTTGTGCCAGGTAAACATATGATGGGAGGGCAATCTCAGAGAAGAATTGATAGAATAATAGACGAGATGTATCATAATTTCTTAAAAGAGGTTGGTGAGAAAGTTAATTCGTATTTTATGCCCTTTATTCAGACGGGCAAGATGAAAGGTATACTACTAGGCGGTCCGGGATATGCTAAGGAGGATTTCTATAAAGAAGACTATGTAGACTACAGGATAAAGAATTTAATTTTGCAACCTTTAATTGATGTTTCCGATCAAGGTGAGGTTGGTTTAAGGGAAATTGTAATGAAGGCTGAGGATTTATTAAAGAATCAACAATACGTTGAGGTGGAGAAATTACTAGAGGAATTAAAATATCATTTGGCTAAGGATGATGGATTAATAATATATGGAAAGGAGCAAATTAAGAAAGCTATGGAGATGGGAGCTGTAGAGGCTTTAGTAATTCATGAGGATTCTAGTGATAAGGAGTTAGAGAAAATAGCTCAAGATGCGGAAAATTACGGTGTTAAGGTTTTTGTGGTAAGTGATAAGGTACCAGAGGCTGAATGGGTTAAAAAAACGTTTAATGGTATAGTAGGTAAGTTAAGGTATAGGATATACTAA
- a CDS encoding zinc-binding dehydrogenase: protein MKALVFDKSGLENLKVKEVQEPQLGPHDVLIRVVKSGLNPIDYFVINAIPVTPMPHIPGAEVAGIVEKVGDHVKGIAKGDKVVVYNRVFDGTCDLCLSGREMLCRNGGIMSVITNGGWSEYFSVLDKNVFKIPENISWDLAASLPVAALTSYHSLKELEVSPNDIVVVFGASGNTGLFAVQLAKKFGSTVIAVSRKNWLREFGADYVIGYDNVVQKVKEITNGKMADIVINSLGSSMWEQSLQVLGVGGKLAFFGTLTGSEVKVNLSPLYGKHIKVLGTTGGSRKELVELINLCRDCKMKVHKTYKLDEGVEAVKEIMSENRDGRIMLQIS, encoded by the coding sequence ATGAAAGCCCTAGTTTTCGACAAGAGTGGTTTAGAAAATCTCAAGGTAAAAGAAGTCCAAGAACCACAATTAGGTCCACATGACGTTTTGATAAGAGTAGTTAAATCTGGTTTAAACCCTATAGATTACTTCGTGATTAACGCAATTCCAGTTACTCCAATGCCCCATATACCCGGAGCGGAAGTAGCTGGAATAGTCGAAAAAGTAGGTGACCATGTAAAGGGAATAGCTAAGGGAGATAAGGTAGTGGTATATAACAGAGTTTTTGATGGGACTTGCGATTTATGCCTATCTGGAAGGGAGATGTTGTGTAGAAATGGAGGGATAATGAGCGTTATAACGAATGGTGGATGGTCAGAATATTTTTCGGTTCTAGATAAAAATGTTTTCAAAATTCCGGAAAATATAAGTTGGGATCTTGCAGCTAGTTTACCAGTAGCTGCTTTAACTTCGTACCACTCTCTAAAAGAATTAGAAGTAAGCCCAAACGATATTGTAGTAGTATTTGGTGCAAGCGGTAACACTGGTCTCTTTGCAGTTCAATTAGCTAAGAAGTTCGGATCCACGGTAATTGCTGTATCAAGAAAGAACTGGCTAAGGGAATTTGGAGCAGATTATGTAATAGGATATGATAATGTAGTGCAAAAGGTTAAAGAAATAACCAATGGGAAAATGGCTGATATAGTAATAAACTCCTTAGGCTCCTCTATGTGGGAACAAAGCTTACAAGTTCTAGGTGTAGGTGGCAAATTGGCATTCTTCGGAACTTTAACTGGAAGTGAAGTGAAAGTGAATCTTAGCCCCTTATATGGAAAGCATATAAAGGTACTTGGAACTACAGGTGGATCTAGAAAGGAGCTGGTGGAATTAATTAATCTATGTAGGGATTGCAAGATGAAGGTTCATAAAACTTACAAACTAGATGAAGGGGTAGAAGCTGTGAAAGAAATTATGAGCGAAAATAGAGATGGACGAATAATGCTACAAATATCATAA
- a CDS encoding ParA family protein, whose translation MIRINVVGFKGGSGKSTIAYYMARQLTEYYNVALVDKTFSGTISRIYNINNNIFSFLKGRNEVFYINRNNLSVINMSFLSEDDLNGLDFNAFKYLYGKLIKDSDIVIVDHSSIPHDFATEIELKAFMENFRNFAYNTVLVLSGDEIPIKRYLNYTVLLNEFVKNYAENVLGISLPSSVKFLKIIAVIINKILKGQESRLEEFIKGDEILQRSARFVIPFYISLTQRHFKDIEPPKEINDIIRYILDFLREPTSIL comes from the coding sequence ATGATAAGGATAAACGTTGTCGGATTTAAAGGTGGTTCTGGAAAATCTACTATAGCATATTATATGGCCAGACAGTTAACTGAGTATTATAATGTAGCACTTGTAGATAAGACATTTTCTGGAACTATAAGTCGTATATATAACATAAATAATAATATTTTCTCATTTCTAAAAGGAAGGAACGAAGTGTTCTATATTAATAGAAATAATCTTTCGGTAATAAATATGTCGTTTTTAAGTGAGGATGATCTGAATGGTCTTGACTTTAATGCATTCAAATACTTATATGGAAAATTGATAAAGGATAGTGATATAGTCATTGTAGATCATTCATCTATACCTCATGATTTCGCAACTGAGATAGAGTTGAAGGCATTTATGGAAAATTTTAGAAACTTTGCATATAACACAGTGCTTGTTCTTAGTGGAGACGAAATTCCAATAAAAAGATATTTAAACTATACCGTGCTGTTAAACGAGTTTGTAAAGAACTATGCTGAGAATGTCTTAGGTATTTCTTTACCAAGTAGTGTTAAATTTCTAAAAATCATAGCGGTGATTATAAACAAAATTCTTAAAGGTCAAGAAAGTAGGTTAGAGGAATTTATAAAAGGAGACGAAATACTGCAGAGATCTGCTAGATTTGTCATTCCCTTTTATATTTCTCTCACACAAAGACATTTCAAGGATATTGAACCTCCTAAGGAGATAAATGATATCATAAGATACATATTAGACTTCTTAAGAGAGCCAACTTCGATTTTATGA